A region of the Kaistia geumhonensis genome:
CGGTGCTCAACGTCGTGGCCGCCGCCGCATGGGCGGCCTTGATCACGGCGATCGGTTATCTGTTCGGGCAGCTCATCGAACAGTATTCCGGACGCCTGCACGGGCTGGAGCACAAGCTGCTCATCGCCCTCGCCATCGGCGCGGTGTCGCTCGTGGTGCTGCATCTCGCGCGTGGCGCGCTCATGCGGCGGCAGGGCCGTCAGGCGCTGACGAAGACGAAGCCGGACTAGGCTCTGTTGACAGAGTTTTGTCACGTCTCCCTGCGGACGCTTTGCCGAAACTCCTGCCGCTGGCCTTTGACCGCTCGTGGAGTGTCAAGATTGCCCGAAATCCTGCCGCTCCGCGTTGTGTTGATATCTCCGCTAATCCTAGACAAGCCGACCTTCATTTTGCGGTGAAACGTCGGTTGAGCCCTCGTAGCTAGGGGTGTCGTTTTCGATCACCAATCGTCCCCGGAGTTGGTCGATAGCCCGTTGGAAAACCGCTGGATCGTCCAGTGCCCGAGAAAGAATTATTGCTCCTTGGATAGCGAGAACTGCCTCTTCCGCGAGGAGGCGCGATTGATCGGCTTCACGGCCCTGCCGAATAAGCGCTGACTGCAATGCGTCCACCCAAGCTACGAAATAACCTCGGATGGCTTGCGCGAAGAGGTCACGCGTATTGGCCACTGCCAGGGCACCGACGAGGCACACGCGCCTGCCGGACCGAAAATACTGGTCCGTCGAAGCGAGCATTGCACGGATGGCACCGTTGACATCGCTCTCGTTGCGCAACGGGGAATAGACGGCATCCTCGAACCATTGGCCGATTTCGTCGAGGACAGCCCGCACCATCTCTTCCTTTCCGTTCGGGAAGAAGTGGTAGAGGCTGCCCTTGCCGAGACCGGTAGCCTTGCCGATCAAGGCAAGGCTTGCGCCTTCGTAGCCATGTTCGCGGAAAACTTCGGCCAACGGGGCTATGGCGTCGGCCCTTTCAGCGACCATGCGGGCCATGACTAGAGGCCCAGATCGCTGAGGCTGGCGTGATCATCCGGCCGACGGCCAAGCGGCCAGTGGAACAGACGATCGCTTTCAGCAATCGGCATTTCATTGATGCTCGCGTGTCTGTGCGCCATCAGACCGTCCTCTGCGAATTCCCAGTTCTCGTTACCATATGCGCGGTACCAGCGGCCGCCATCGTCGCGATATTCATACGCGTAGCGTACCGCGATGCGGTTACCGGTGAACGCCCATAGCTCCTTTATGAGGCGGTATTCGTGCTCCTTGTTCCACTTACGTGTCAGAAATGCCTGAGCTTCTTCGCGATTGCTCGCGAACTCGACGCGGTTCCGCCAGCGGGTGTCGAGCGTATAGGCCAGAGCAACTTTCGCCGCGTCTCTGGTGTTCCAGCCGTCCTCCGCCAACCGAACCTTTTCGATGGCGCTCTCGCGGGTGAAGGGGGGAGTGGGGGACGTGACATCTCTAGTTCCCAGTTGAATTGATGAAAGTGTACCGATCGGTAATTTGTTTACCGATCGGTACAGTTACCCAGGAGCCTGTGGTTGTCAATCGGCATTTCCGTCTGGCTGCTCGAGATCGATTGGGAGCGGCGCGTTGTAGACTCGTTGGCGCCGCTACCGATCAGATCGGAGCGTGCTCACTCTGGTGCGATCGCGAGGGAGGCCGTACGCAACAGGGTATTTTCTAGAAGACGGATTAAATCCGGCCCAAGTCCTGCTACCCAAGCTGCTTCCCAAATCAGCGGAAGCGTGATTCAAAACTACCTCTTGGGAAGCGGTTTTTGGCTCGCGGCGAGCCAACGGTCAGGGACGCCCTCTTGGCTTCGTCCT
Encoded here:
- a CDS encoding TetR/AcrR family transcriptional regulator, with product MARMVAERADAIAPLAEVFREHGYEGASLALIGKATGLGKGSLYHFFPNGKEEMVRAVLDEIGQWFEDAVYSPLRNESDVNGAIRAMLASTDQYFRSGRRVCLVGALAVANTRDLFAQAIRGYFVAWVDALQSALIRQGREADQSRLLAEEAVLAIQGAIILSRALDDPAVFQRAIDQLRGRLVIENDTPSYEGSTDVSPQNEGRLV